In candidate division KSB1 bacterium, the following proteins share a genomic window:
- a CDS encoding polysaccharide deacetylase family protein, producing the protein MLPPILAYHLIDQRLDAGIAWTTPKRFEKQIAWLAEAGYRTLSLSEYLQQRDSISEKRLVITFDDGYRSLMQYALPILSRYHFRATVFVIAGYIGRPNLWDVKFFLPRLQHLDWNELRRLIAAGWEIGSHSLHHDYLPSLTDYELGHDLYASRKILEDNLQTPVTHLSLPFGRGNERVFRAAREAGYVSVSTLGNPASILPNDIEIIPRRGVYLLDSMRSFRRRVLAPPDCKWQYWRQRTISAFSMGTVVVKGVEKNIGSIFLGLRKK; encoded by the coding sequence ATGTTGCCTCCGATTCTCGCCTATCATCTCATTGATCAGCGTTTGGACGCCGGCATTGCCTGGACGACGCCAAAACGTTTTGAGAAACAAATTGCCTGGCTGGCTGAGGCCGGCTATCGCACGCTTTCGCTGTCCGAATATCTGCAACAACGTGATTCTATCAGCGAGAAACGCCTCGTCATCACTTTTGATGACGGCTACCGCTCGCTGATGCAATATGCCCTGCCGATTCTTTCCCGCTATCATTTTCGCGCCACGGTTTTTGTGATTGCCGGTTACATCGGGCGGCCGAATCTGTGGGATGTCAAATTTTTTTTGCCTCGACTTCAACACCTCGATTGGAATGAGCTGCGCCGGCTGATAGCCGCCGGCTGGGAAATCGGCAGCCATTCACTGCATCACGATTATCTTCCTTCCCTAACGGATTATGAATTAGGTCATGACCTTTACGCCTCCCGGAAAATTTTGGAAGACAATTTGCAGACGCCGGTTACTCATCTCTCGTTGCCGTTTGGCCGCGGCAACGAGCGGGTTTTTCGCGCTGCGCGAGAGGCCGGCTACGTTTCGGTTTCGACGCTGGGAAATCCGGCGTCGATTTTGCCAAATGACATCGAGATTATTCCTCGCCGCGGCGTTTACCTGCTCGATTCAATGCGCAGCTTTCGCCGGCGCGTACTGGCGCCGCCGGACTGCAAATGGCAATATTGGCGGCAACGGACGATCAGCGCGTTTTCGATGGGCACCGTTGTCGTCAAAGGTGTTGAGAAAAATATCGGGTCGATTTTTCTCGGTTTGAGAAAAAAATAG